The genomic segment AATGCACTTGGAAAAAATTATGTTTGTTAATTAccactgttttacttttttttttttttactatggttttaaatgtattttgaagTTTCAGGTTGCACTGAGGAAGGCCACAAGTCTTGTGAGTTTTTCCTGGAGAAGTATGGGGTGGAGAGATGAAGAAGACTGTGTCACTCAGGTCGAGTTAGGAAAAGGATAAGCTGCCAGCTATTACCAGCAGTAGTCAACATTCTTCTGAAAGCTCCAGATGACAAAatcaatgtgaaaaagaaatgactttATATAGGAAAGTGGCCAAATCATCATAAtttactgctttttaatatttatcatccAAAACCTGTTagaaaatataacagaaaagatTCATTCACATGAGGAATAAAACACTGGGCACACTGGATGGCGGCATTCAGTAGGTAAAATAGGAACTTACTTTCATTTTCTACATTgtatgttttatctttttaattgtgCACTTATATTACCCTTAAATAaaaaaacatgcattttaaaattctagcTACAACTCTATAGAACCAAATCAACATAAATCAATAAAACCTACAACACTTTAATTGTTCAACCAGTATACATTTACTTCAAGTAagaaacataattattttattttgggaaTGAATCAGAAAAGTACATCTATGGTTTATATACAGAAATGATGCTGGGCTGGCAACAGGGCCGCGGCCTCTGCCGCAGGCTCCTCCTCACAGCTGACTCACACGGCCTCTGGGCTCACCTGCACGTGGCTCCACATGCTTGGAAGAACAGGATGCAGGGCAGTGACCACTGAGCTACAGTTAACACATCATCCACCCCACTCACTAGGGAAACTTTCCTTATTGTTTATTGGCAGAGATTCAGATGAAAATCCGATCTGGCTATGAATCTATGGAAGGAATTATTTTAGAGTTCTGTGCTTTCAATGCccagggcacaggttcagtctctggtcgggAAACAGATCCTATGAACCGCACAgcctggaaaagaatctgccaagGGCCACTTGGTGACTAAGTATTAATACATGTGTTGTGAAAATATGCAGATCCACACCTTAGGTAGAGGCTCTCATAGTTTGACTACTTGAGTAGAATTTTGGCCAGAAATATTCCCGTTTAAGAAATATACTGCAGAGAGTGCCAGGTACTGGGTTTATCTGTATTTTAAACTTGAATGTCTCTGAGATTACTGGGCTGTTCATGGAGGGGACTGGTGGAGAAAGGCCACTGACCAACAGGTAGGACCACGTGGTGCCTCTCCGCCTATCATTTTATTGGGCAGTAGAAATTACCCTCCACTTAGCCGATCAGCTCTTCATGTGACTTCCTGGTCAACATGACTCTTGGGGGGAAATTGCACAAAATTCCTTTCCTAGCCCCAATCTCAACTTCCCTTTCCAAAATGGATATCCTGCGACACAAGCTCACAGACAAGCACGAGCAAGACCAGCCACCACTGCTGGAAATGGGCAAAATCCATTGTGTGCTCTGAAGACCACCGGCTCCACCTGCCCCTGTGATTTGGAAACACAAACTTCAGAAACCCAGCTCCCTGGCTTGCACAGGCACACTTCCAGCAACAATACAAGAGGCCCAGGGACATAAGACCTCCCTGTACATCCAGGCGAAACTCTCCCTCAATGTTTAAGAGATGAACATGTAACGAATGTTTACTTTCATGAAGCTAAAACACACGACAGTATTTTGGGAATTGTAGAAATGTTATGATTACAGATACAACTTACTACACACAGGGTAGAATCCTGGACAATAGAAAATCAAACCTCTCGCATGTTGTGAAGACAGAATGAGAAGATGGCAGTATACGAGCCGGGAAGCATTCTCTTTAGGCACAGCATCTGCTAGAATCCTGATCGTAGACATCGCTCTAGAGCTGTGGACAGCAGGGTGGATGTCTGTGGAGTCTCTGTACGGCCAGAGTGCAAATTCTCTTTTGAGAACCAATACTTCAAAGTACAAACATACAACATAGATTCACAAATATGTTTACCATGCAAGGTAATGGAATTACattcagaaatgaaataaaagagaaactaacgaccaaatgaaagaaaaaaacaaaccatacTCCTCCGCCAAGCATTCCTGGTTAAAGAATGTCTCAATTTTAGAACCAAAAAGCAGTGGGCCTTGGGGAGGTGGAGAAGTGACCTTGGTTGGGTGCAGTCTCACACCAGGAGGGAGTCTTAGCAGCCATCCGCCCAGGGGTCATGACAGCACGTGCTCCAGAATTCCTTGTCTAATCAGCTGCTCGCACTTCCAACGAGGTAAAAAGTgctgaggggaagggggaggaagagaggaatgaAGAGCGTTATTTTAAGTTACATGTGTAATTAAAAAGCAGCAATGCATGCTGAATATTTCAAACTGCACCAGTGAAGTAGTTAAAAGCTAAGCTTAAGTATATTTGCTATTTTCATCAATTGAAATTGATGTTACTAAGAGCTGTActaaaatctgaattttataaacaaattcatACTTTCTTAAGTTAAATTTAAACTAAAGACTTCTGAATTCTAGTAGGTATTTTCCTCAGTGTTTGCATTTTTAGATTTATGCACAGGAAAGCCAGGTAGGTGATCTGGGCCACACATCACAAGGGATGTGGCAACAGTTCACCAAGAAGGCAAATGGAAGGAGTGTCTTCTCCACTAAACCTCTTCGAGGATCTATGTCTGAACAGTCATTCCTCTACTAAGAGTGCAACTCTTCTCCCGTATTTTTCAAGGATGAAAAGTCTTTGTAACCCGTGGATGCTGGCATGTGCTGTGTGTGAGGAAGGTGGTGCCCAGCTAAGGCTCATCCTCCATGTCTCCAGAGAGCACACTGCTCTCATTCTGAGGTGGAACAGCATCTCCTGGTCTCATTCCCTCCCCAACAGCAAGGCTTAACACAGAAGGGAACATTTACCAAATTCTGGAGTGGGGAGGTGCAGGCAGTGAGGCAGGAAGACTTTTCAAGCTCACAGGTGACTAAAGGAATCTCAAAGACTAGACAGACATAGATACTtgagtaaaaatgaaaaactgcATTAGGAAGTGCAGCGCAGAGAACTCTAGAAGGTGAACTGAAGGAGAGATCGCGGCAAGTACTCAAGGAAGTGGAAGCCACTTCAGCAGCACCGTGCACCTGACAGTCCACAAACTCAAGGCCTCACGTGGGACCCACGACCAAAGAGATTCCTGCCCACCAGTCATGAAGACCCACGGGCCAAGGACTGATGTCTGACTTAACTGAATTAAGTCTTACAActatgaaatgtaaaaaaaaggaaaaaacccgaTGGAGTTGTTCACTGAACAGTTATTCCAATGTCTACTAAAACACTTGTTCTCATTTCTGGGCAATGAGAAACATGCCCTATAGAGTCAAGATTAAAGGACTGTGTGGTAGGAAAATGTTTCCCTATTAATATTTCACATTATGTGGGTGCTCTATAAcagattttatagaaaaattatttctaatgtgCTCAGACATGTTAGAAGCCTCTTAATGTCCACGACAGTAGCTGATGCTTTTAAGTTACCCCAGTTTTATAGAGTGATACTGAGAGACAAAAGTCTCATCAAGAGGAAGGCTTCTGTCCACAAACCCTAgggtccacatgccacagagcccacacgccacaactgcCAAACCCGCGTGCTGCCACAATGgaagcccgtgcacctagagcctgtgggGAGCAGGCAGTCTACTGCATCCATAATCTCTACATGATGTTTAAGGGTCAACGGTATCAGCCCTTTCTTACTATATGCAACGTTTGCTTCAAGTCTTTAGAAAAAGGATAAAAGGATATTTTATGATAAACTTAATGCCTATGACACAAATGATCATGGCAAGGTGATATTTATTTAGCTACTGACTCCAACATCTCCATCATTCAGCACTCTTACAAAATTTAAAGTATCCTAAGACAGTAAATAcctggctatttttttttaatagcactgAAATACCATCCTCAACTTCAAATTCTCCGTAGTCTTTTAGACACCGCacctgaaaagaaaaactgatgttttataatgtctaaattattttttattatgaagtaACCATGAAGTAGCTGGGGGCTGTACATGTACCTAAGGGAAGTATCAGGCTCTGTGGGCTTCTCTGTGTAGTTAGGCTTAGTGTTCCTTACTGAGGCATACTAGTGGTTCCAGTGGCCATTAGCTCCATTGTCCACTGATGGGGAGGAGGAAAAATGGCAAATCTCTGAATATATGTGTAGGTCAGCACCGACAGCAAGGAAACTGAAGGAGCTGCCAAAGAGAGTTTTGCGTTGGATTTTCACTTTGATTTCACTTTGTTTTAACAATATGTAAAATACTTACATGGTTCTaaagttaaaacttttaaaaaacaggtaCAGCCAAAAATTTTTAGCTGTTCAATCCTATTCGCACCACCACCTACAGGTAAAAGTTTTGGCTTGGGTTTATGTTTCCTCtcatttgttttttgctttattgtgcttctcatattgtttttttttttttttttttttttttacaaactgaagatTTGTGTCAACCCTGCATTGTCAGATGGCAggattttttagcaataaaatatgtatataatgctAGCACATACTCAACAGACTAGTGTAAGCGtaacttttacatgcactgggaaaccaaaagatTTGTGTGACATGTTTGAGTGAATATTCGCTTCATTGCGAGTCAGAAACCAAACCTATGGTGTCACCAAGGTATGTCTATATACACTAGTATACAGTCATACACCCACTCCCTTGGACAAAAGTCAGCACACGCTGTGCATCAGAGAAACACTCATTTTTTTTAAGGGGATACTTACTTCTATATATAGGCTTTTTGGAGGTTTCATATCCTGTGTGATGTCCAAACCTTCGTCTCCTCCCAATGACCTCATGTAGGTAGCAAGGGACTTTTTATAACGATTGAACCAGTCCATCTGGAAACATAAAGATGGCCATTTGACAAAgctgtaagaaaataaacttgCAGAAACTGTACACTAAACCTTTCAAAAACAGCACACATGCCCACATGCATCTTTACAATGACCACTCATTCAAACTACAAATATTATTGATTGCCTATTATGAACCAGGCACTGGTACCTAGAACAGTAGGTATTGGTCATTCTGCATATCAGTACCTAAAAATGCAGGATGATATACCACTTTCAAGGACTGAACAATTCAATATTATAATAATGTTAACTGATCTATAGATCCACGTCATTCTCGATCAAAACTCCAATTGTTGAAAAAAATCGAACTTGACAAAGGAGTCTGAAATTTGcatggaaatgcaaaaagccaaaaataGTCACGACacttgaaaaaagaacaaaatgggaaAACTTACTTAAGAAGTATTACAAAATTACAGTCATTTCAGCAGTATGAAATCGGTACAAGGACAAATAGACTAAGACAAAATAAAGCCCCCCCACAGACATGAAACTTGGCTCGTACATTACTCACAAAAATCTATTCCAGTACTGTAGATCTTTGTGAAAGATAAAACAAGGTAACTCCGAAAAGACTGTACAGAGAAACATCTTCATATCCTTCACTAGTAAAGTGTGTGCGTGCATACATACACACTTACACCCCTCCCTCAGGTTTAATACTCTGCCAGAACAACTCACAGGACCCAGGAAAGCACTGTCCTGACATTCACTGTTGTACTGTAGTGAAAGGAATACAAATTAGAACCAGCCAAAGGAAGAGACACCCAGGGTGAGGTCTGGGAGGGTCCCAAATGTGAAGCTTTGATTTCCTCTCCCTGAGGGATCAGGACACACCACCCTCCCGGCACACTGATGTGGAACAATGCACATGGGTCGTgtcaaccagggaagctcacacaACTCCAGAGTGTCATGACACAGGCTGCACTGATTGATCAAACCGTGACGGACTGAATCACAGGTGACGGAGCCCTCCTTCTagctcccctctcctctctgcaATGATATCAAGAGGCTAAAAGCCTCAAACCTGAGGGGAGAGTGGAAACCTCTGAATTTGTAGCCAGTTGCTCAGAAGGGAGAGTGGCCCTGGGAACCCCCAATCCATGGCTGGTGTCTGAAGTGAGGGCAGTCTTAACCTATGAAGTTTGGTCTAACTAGGTAGCTGGtgtccaaagtcactgcagcagGTGCTATGACCTTCACTTTGTAAATGAGGGGATTTAGGCACATAGAGGGATGGAGTTGCCTGCCTAGGATTTCTCAGAAGCAGAGCCAAGGTTTCTACACTAGTTTGCTTGCCTTCAATCCTGTGTCCTTAAATACTGTGCCTCAGTGACTGGATAAATCAGGAATGCATCACACATTCACAAAGATAAGCAAAGTATGTATGTGCGTgctgagtctcttcagtcgtgtccaattctctacaaccctatggactgtagcctgccaaggcaccccgtccatgggatcatccaggcaagaatactggagtgggttgccaaaccctcctccaggggatcttcccgacccaaggatcgaactcacatcacttatgtctcctgcactggcaggcaagttctttaccacaagcgccacctgggaagccccaagcaaagtatgtacacacacatattttatgaagaacttccaaataaTAATGCCAGTTTTGAATCCTACTGATGCATCACTAGCAGCTAACATAACGGGACCCTTTATTTTGTTAAGTAATAGTAGTTTTCCGTACAGCATTTAGAATTACTCCTACCATTCTCAAACAGACCAAAAACTACTGAAAAGCAAatgttaaaacaaaaagacaagtacTATAAATACTATTACAAAACAATgccagggggcttccctcatagctcagttggtaaacaatctgcctgcaatgcaggagacccgggttcaatccctgggttgggaagaccccctggagaaggaactggcaacccactccagtattcttgcctagagaatcctcatggacagaggaggctggcgggctacagtccatgggattgcaagagtcggacatgacttagcgactaaaccaccaccaccacaaacaaTGCCAGAAGCTCAGCCAGTTTCTGAATTTACAGATTTGAACAAGAGTGCTAACTTACTTCTTCAGCAGACATGTGAAATCGTAAAGCACTTGGCAAGACACTGCCATATTCCCACCTGAGTGCTCTAATCCGAAGCAGCCGGTCATACCTAGAACATTAATATGATATTGGATCAGAAGTTGTCTTGATCAGGAGAGGCTTAGGACTCAACCACCAGAAGGTAACATGTGGACTTTGATTTGATTCCAGAGGCAAACAAACCACTGTAAGACGAC from the Dama dama isolate Ldn47 chromosome 23, ASM3311817v1, whole genome shotgun sequence genome contains:
- the LOC133044853 gene encoding DNA replication complex GINS protein PSF1 gives rise to the protein MFCEKAMELVRELHRAADGRLPAFNEDGLRQVLEEMKALYEQNQSDVNEAKSSGRGDLIPTIKFRHCSLLRNRRCAVAYLYDRLLRIRALRWEYGSVLPSALRFHMSAEEMDWFNRYKKSLATYMRSLGGDEGLDITQDMKPPKSLYIEVRCLKDYGEFEVEDGISVLLKKNSQHFLPRWKCEQLIRQGILEHVLS